Proteins from one Mesoplodon densirostris isolate mMesDen1 chromosome 1, mMesDen1 primary haplotype, whole genome shotgun sequence genomic window:
- the ADGRA1 gene encoding adhesion G protein-coupled receptor A1: MDLRTVLSLPQSPGEFLHPVVYACTAVMLLCLLASAITYVVHQSAIRISRKGRHMLLNFCFHAALTFSVFAGGINRTKYPILCQAVGIVLHYSTLSTMLWIGVAARNIYKQVTKKAPLCPGADQPPHPKQPLLRFYLISGGAPFIICGITAATNIGNYGMEDEDSAYCWMAWEPSLGAFYGPATFISLVTCVYFLGTYVQLRRHPERRYELRERAEERQRLAGPEAGQSPGAPLATPPAHDALVTSLLQNEHSFKAQLRAAAFTLFLFVATWTFGALAVSQGHFLDMIFSCLYGAFCVTLGLFVLIHHCAKREDVWHCWWACRPSRGDPHAAKLGARPTLDANGDVLSHAACLQDSPRPGKTLGFGHPPAGHCKLTNLQATQSHVSCLSPATPCCAKMQCEQLMEDAAHIHAHEEDAFGHDPHLHRCVQGSTKPHYFSQHRAATAEQEYAYHIPSSLDGSPHSSHTDSPPSSLEGPMGPHSLACCAQGDPFPLVSQPEGGDTSPVLYGCPPRPGREAAHGPAHLEMLRRTQSLPFGGPGQNGLVNGDARDAAPFGSDSTGNIRTGPWRNETTV, encoded by the exons GATTTGAGGACTGtcctgtccctgccccagtccccagGGGAGTTCCTGCACCCCGTGGTGTATGCCTGCACTGCCGTCATGCTGCTGTGTCTGCTGGCCTCCGCCATCACCTACGTCGTGCACCAGAG CGCCATCCGGATCAGCCGGAAAGGCCGGCACATGCTCCTGAACTTCTGCTTCCACGCGGCCCTGACCTTCTCCGTGTTTGCTGGTGGCATCAACCGCACCAAGTACCCGATCCTGTGCCAGGCG GTGGGCATCGTGCTGCATTACTCCACACTCTCCACCATGCTGTGGATCGGAGTGGCCGCCAGGAACATCTACAAGCAGGTGACCAAGAAGGCCCCGCTGTGCCCGGGGGCAGACCAGCCACCGCACCCCAAGCAGCCCCTGCTCAG GTTCTACCTCATCAGCGGAGGGGCCCCTTTCATCATCTGCGGCATCACTGCCGCCACGAACATCGGGAACTACGGGATGGAGGACGAGGACTCCGCGTA CTGCTGGAtggcctgggagcccagcctgggcgccttctaCGGGCCAGCCACCTTCATCTCCCTGGTCACCTGTGTGTACTTCCTCGGCACCTACGTCCAGCTGCGGCGCCACCCAGAGCGCAGGTATGAGCTCAGGGAGCGGGCGGAGGAGCGGCAGCGGCTGGCAGGGCCAGAGGCCGGCCAGAGCCCCGGGGCCCCGCTGGCCACGCCGCCCGCCCACGATGCCCTGGTCACCTCGCTGCTGCAGAACGAGCACTCGTTCAAGGCCCAGCTGCGGGCCGCCGCCTTCACGCTGTTCCTGTTCGTGGCCACGTGGACCTTTGGGGCGCTGGCCGTGTCCCAGGGCCACTTCCTGGACATGATCTTCAGTTGCCTGTACGGCGCCTTCTGTGTGACCCTGGGGCTCTTCGTGCTCATCCACCACTGTGCCAAGCGGGAAGACGTATGGCACTGCTGGTGGGCCTGCCGCCCCTCCCGTGGGGACCCCCACGCTGCGAAGCTCGGCGCCCGCCCCACGCTCGACGCCAACGGGGATGTGCTGAGCCACGCAGCCTGCCTGCAGGACTCACCGCGTCCAGGCAAGACGCTGGGCTTCGGCCACCCGCCAGCCGGCCACTGCAAGTTGACCAACCTGCAGGCCACCCAAAGCCACGTCAGCTGCCTGTCACCAGCCACACCCTGCTGTGCCAAGATGCAGTGCGAGCAGTTGATGGAGGACGCAGCCCACATCCACGCGCACGAGGAGGATGCCTTCGGGCACGACCCGCACCTGCACAGGTGCGTCCAGGGCAGCACTAAGCCCCACTACTTCAGCCAGCACCGGGCAGCCACGGCCGAGCAGGAGTACGCCTACCACATCCCGTCCAGCCTGGACGGCAGCCCCCATAGCTCGCACACGGACAGCCCCCCCAGCTCGCTCGAGGGCCCAATGGGGCCACACTCACTGGCCTGCTGTGCCCAGGGTGACCCCTTCCCCTTGGTCAGCCAGCCCGAGGGTGGCGACACCAGCCCCGTGCTCTATGGTTGTCCCCCACGGCCCGGCAGGGAGGCAGCCCATGGTCCGGCCCACTTGGAGATGCTCCGgaggacacagtccctgccctttgGCGGCCCCGGCCAGAACGGGCTGGTCAATGGTGATGCACGGGACGCTGCGCCCTTTGGCTCTGACAGCACGGGTAACATCCGCACGGGGCCCTGGAGGAACGAGACGACCGTGTAG